Proteins encoded together in one Dermacentor variabilis isolate Ectoservices chromosome 2, ASM5094787v1, whole genome shotgun sequence window:
- the LOC142571386 gene encoding replication factor C subunit 4 isoform X1, whose translation MHAFLKTANPNLILPKEKTKEPKSAPKKPVHIPWVEKYRPKTVDDVAHQDEVVSVLKKSLQGADLPNLLFYGPPGTGKTSTILALARELFGDMYKSRILELNASDERGIQVVREKIKTFSQLTASATAPDGKPCPPFKIIILDEADSMTASAQAALRRTMEKETKTTRFCLICNYISRIIDPLTSRCSKFRFKPLPKEVLIERLRSICTAEGVQCDDQVLDFLMDACEGDMRRAITLFQSVSRLKCDEPVTSHDVAEVAGIIPKQCVDGLLTCCASNSYEKLSTTVEGLVLEGFAASQLFSQLHDAIVLNNKYNDKQKSAMAEKLAICDHRLLEGADEYLQIMDLCVTIMNQICSVQH comes from the exons ATGCACGCTTTTTTGAAAACAGCCAACCCAAACTTAATCCTTCCCAAGGAGAAAACCAAGGAGCCGAAATCGGCACCCAAGAAACCAGTGCACATCCCATGGGTGGAAAAATA CCGGCCCAAAACTGTAGACGATGTGGCCCACCAAGATGAAGTGGTCTCCGTCCTAAAAAAGTCACTTCAAGGAGCCGAT CTCCCAAATCTTCTGTTCTATGGGCCTCCAGGAACAGGAAAGACGTCTACTATACTTGCCCTGGCCAGAGAACTCTTTGG AGACATGTACAAAAGCCGCATTTTGGAACTAAATGCTTCTGACGAACGTGGCATCCAGGTTGTCCGTGAGAAAATCAAAACCTTTTCACAGCTTACAGCAAGTGCTACAGCTCCCGA TGGGAAACCATGCCCACCATTCAAGATTATAATTCTAGATGAAGCAGATTCCATGACAGCAAGTGCTCAG gCAGCCTTGCGTCGTACCATGGAAAAGGAAACCAAGACAACTCGTTTTTGCCTCATCTGTAACTACATAAGCAG AATCATAGATCCACTGACGTCTCGTTGCTCAAAGTTTCGATTCAAGCCTTTGCCTAAGGAAGTTCTAATAGAACGCCTTCGCAGCATATGCACAGCTGAAGGGGTTCAATGCGATGATCAG GTACTGGATTTCCTTATGGATGCTTGTGAAGGAGACATGCGAAGAGCAATCACCCTTTTCCAAAGTGTTTCTCGGCTTAAATGTGATGAGCCTGTAACGTCCCATGATGTGGCTGAAGTTGCTGGG ATTATACCAAAGCAGTGCGTCGATGGCCTGCTTACCTGTTGTGCATCGAATTCATATGAGAAGCTCAGCACAACAGTTGAG ggCCTCGTGCTTGAAGGTTTTGCAGCGTCGCAACTTTTCAGCCAGCTGCACGATGCTATTGTGTTGAACAACAAATACAATGACAAACAAAAGTCAGCAATGGCCGAGAAACTTGCC ATATGCGACCACAGACTGCTTGAAGGTGCTGACGAGTACCTCCAAATAATGGACCTGTGTGTCACAATCATGAACCAAATTTGCAGTGTCCAGCATTAG
- the LOC142571386 gene encoding replication factor C subunit 4 isoform X2, which yields MHAFLKTANPNLILPKEKTKEPKSAPKKPVHIPWVEKYRPKTVDDVAHQDEVVSVLKKSLQGADLPNLLFYGPPGTGKTSTILALARELFGDMYKSRILELNASDERGIQVVREKIKTFSQLTASATAPDGKPCPPFKIIILDEADSMTASAQAALRRTMEKETKTTRFCLICNYISRIIDPLTSRCSKFRFKPLPKEVLIERLRSICTAEGVQCDDQVLDFLMDACEGDMRRAITLFQSVSRLKCDEPVTSHDVAEVAGGLVLEGFAASQLFSQLHDAIVLNNKYNDKQKSAMAEKLAICDHRLLEGADEYLQIMDLCVTIMNQICSVQH from the exons ATGCACGCTTTTTTGAAAACAGCCAACCCAAACTTAATCCTTCCCAAGGAGAAAACCAAGGAGCCGAAATCGGCACCCAAGAAACCAGTGCACATCCCATGGGTGGAAAAATA CCGGCCCAAAACTGTAGACGATGTGGCCCACCAAGATGAAGTGGTCTCCGTCCTAAAAAAGTCACTTCAAGGAGCCGAT CTCCCAAATCTTCTGTTCTATGGGCCTCCAGGAACAGGAAAGACGTCTACTATACTTGCCCTGGCCAGAGAACTCTTTGG AGACATGTACAAAAGCCGCATTTTGGAACTAAATGCTTCTGACGAACGTGGCATCCAGGTTGTCCGTGAGAAAATCAAAACCTTTTCACAGCTTACAGCAAGTGCTACAGCTCCCGA TGGGAAACCATGCCCACCATTCAAGATTATAATTCTAGATGAAGCAGATTCCATGACAGCAAGTGCTCAG gCAGCCTTGCGTCGTACCATGGAAAAGGAAACCAAGACAACTCGTTTTTGCCTCATCTGTAACTACATAAGCAG AATCATAGATCCACTGACGTCTCGTTGCTCAAAGTTTCGATTCAAGCCTTTGCCTAAGGAAGTTCTAATAGAACGCCTTCGCAGCATATGCACAGCTGAAGGGGTTCAATGCGATGATCAG GTACTGGATTTCCTTATGGATGCTTGTGAAGGAGACATGCGAAGAGCAATCACCCTTTTCCAAAGTGTTTCTCGGCTTAAATGTGATGAGCCTGTAACGTCCCATGATGTGGCTGAAGTTGCTGGG ggCCTCGTGCTTGAAGGTTTTGCAGCGTCGCAACTTTTCAGCCAGCTGCACGATGCTATTGTGTTGAACAACAAATACAATGACAAACAAAAGTCAGCAATGGCCGAGAAACTTGCC ATATGCGACCACAGACTGCTTGAAGGTGCTGACGAGTACCTCCAAATAATGGACCTGTGTGTCACAATCATGAACCAAATTTGCAGTGTCCAGCATTAG